A genomic region of Dactylococcopsis salina PCC 8305 contains the following coding sequences:
- the xth gene encoding exodeoxyribonuclease III, which translates to MQIATWNVNSIRTRKEQVLAWLNEHPVDVLCLQETKVIDRDFPRTPFESLGYSVYVSGQKSYNGVAIFSKQPLDSFHCGFTPVLGEEIVGNYDEQKRVISGVIDQVRIVNVYIPNGSSVGSEKYDYKMGWFEILNQYLEKLLTEREICLCGDFNVAPDDRDIYDPTGKDNHIMASPQERSAIEAIKKLGFQDAFRKLNHEGGQYSWWDYRTRAFSKNRGWRIDHHFLTEGLYEKVSNCWIDIIPRQQEKPSDHTPVIVEF; encoded by the coding sequence ATGCAAATTGCCACTTGGAATGTTAACTCAATTCGGACTCGGAAAGAACAAGTTTTAGCTTGGTTAAATGAGCATCCAGTTGATGTTCTCTGTTTACAAGAAACCAAAGTGATCGATCGAGATTTTCCCAGAACTCCTTTTGAATCATTAGGTTATTCTGTTTATGTTTCAGGACAAAAATCTTATAATGGGGTTGCAATTTTTAGTAAGCAGCCCTTAGATTCTTTTCATTGCGGTTTTACACCAGTTTTAGGAGAAGAAATTGTCGGGAATTATGACGAACAGAAACGAGTGATTAGTGGTGTCATTGATCAAGTTCGTATTGTTAATGTTTATATTCCCAACGGAAGCAGTGTTGGGAGTGAAAAATATGATTATAAAATGGGCTGGTTTGAGATATTAAATCAGTATTTAGAAAAATTGTTAACAGAAAGGGAAATTTGTCTTTGTGGCGATTTTAATGTTGCACCAGACGATCGAGATATTTACGATCCCACTGGTAAAGACAATCATATCATGGCTTCTCCCCAAGAACGCAGCGCGATCGAAGCGATTAAAAAATTAGGGTTTCAAGATGCGTTTCGTAAGTTAAACCATGAAGGAGGACAATATAGTTGGTGGGATTATCGCACCCGTGCGTTTTCTAAAAACCGAGGTTGGCGCATTGATCACCACTTTCTCACGGAGGGATTATACGAAAAAGTAAGCAACTGTTGGATTGATATCATTCCTCGTCAACAAGAAAAACCCAGTGATCACACTCCCGTCATTGTTGAATTTTAA
- a CDS encoding RpnC/YadD family protein: protein MTRLIHDKFAKDYFESLLEPFGKINSQKRVSAEDQYIDVWFEPAQEHLRELNELGGLGRMATTPSMFEPYRNPVTPEQIGDCLLKLLLVKTQMKRQARRKESSLAEESVPRLWILTPTASSKVLSGFNAVQTPDELEGFYTLGSSLNTQIIVIHQLPCTEETLWLRVLGRDRVQQEAIDELEALSENNPFRQRALELLYTLQKSLKSRQELPSEDRELIMRLEPLYQQEREQRDQEIKQLMQKQFAQKLLSKGMEIEQIAELTELSPEEITKLTNNDK from the coding sequence ATGACTCGTTTAATCCATGATAAGTTTGCCAAGGATTATTTTGAATCTCTCCTCGAACCCTTTGGCAAAATTAACTCACAGAAACGAGTCTCCGCAGAAGACCAATATATCGATGTTTGGTTTGAACCTGCCCAAGAGCATTTAAGAGAACTTAATGAGTTAGGCGGTCTGGGGAGAATGGCAACCACTCCCTCCATGTTTGAACCTTATCGCAATCCCGTTACCCCTGAGCAAATTGGCGATTGTCTTCTCAAATTATTGCTAGTCAAAACACAGATGAAACGACAGGCAAGACGAAAGGAATCTTCTTTGGCTGAAGAAAGTGTTCCTAGATTATGGATTTTAACACCAACCGCTTCTTCAAAGGTCTTATCAGGATTTAACGCTGTCCAAACTCCTGATGAGTTAGAGGGATTTTATACGTTAGGAAGTTCACTCAATACCCAGATCATCGTCATTCATCAACTTCCTTGTACAGAAGAAACGCTTTGGTTAAGAGTTTTAGGAAGAGACAGAGTTCAACAAGAAGCAATTGATGAATTGGAAGCCTTGAGTGAAAACAATCCCTTTCGCCAAAGGGCACTAGAACTGCTCTATACCCTGCAAAAGAGTTTAAAATCAAGGCAGGAACTCCCATCAGAGGATAGAGAATTAATTATGAGACTAGAACCCCTTTATCAACAAGAACGTGAACAACGCGATCAAGAAATTAAACAACTCATGCAAAAGCAATTTGCCCAAAAACTTCTGAGTAAGGGAATGGAAATTGAGCAAATTGCTGAACTCACTGAACTTTCCCCAGAAGAGATTACTAAGCTAACCAACAATGATAAGTAG
- a CDS encoding peroxiredoxin family protein has translation MLTSTDFSGLFNQRFLNNFFPIPASSPLILGLKTPNFELPDVTHDQQVKLNDYREEKPVILAFTRIFTEKQYCPLCYPHILELNQRYEAFTQRGIEILMITSTDVSQSKQVVKDLNIQFPLLSNPTCSVFRKYGVGQALGAPLPAEFVLDEEGVLQYKHLFSFLSPNANVEELLSVVSSDD, from the coding sequence ATGTTAACATCAACCGATTTTAGTGGCTTATTTAATCAGCGTTTTCTCAATAACTTTTTTCCGATTCCTGCTAGTAGTCCCTTAATTTTAGGTTTAAAAACTCCTAATTTTGAACTTCCTGATGTTACCCATGATCAACAAGTTAAACTGAATGATTATCGGGAAGAAAAACCAGTTATTCTTGCGTTTACTCGCATTTTTACAGAAAAACAATATTGTCCCCTTTGCTATCCCCACATTCTGGAATTAAATCAACGCTATGAAGCATTTACCCAACGCGGAATCGAGATTTTAATGATTACTAGCACTGATGTTTCTCAGTCTAAACAGGTGGTTAAAGATTTAAATATTCAGTTTCCTTTACTTAGTAATCCCACTTGCAGTGTCTTTCGGAAATATGGTGTTGGTCAAGCGTTAGGTGCGCCTCTTCCTGCTGAATTTGTCTTAGATGAAGAAGGGGTTCTACAATACAAACATCTGTTTTCTTTTCTCTCTCCTAATGCTAATGTTGAGGAGTTATTATCTGTTGTTTCTTCAGATGATTAA
- a CDS encoding alpha/beta fold hydrolase, which produces MENTTMSQEALWISVSPTLKRFHRPLLKYVSRKLTFREWEYEQAEDEPCSLEIPLTLLHDYLKSSADPIHLCGHSTGGIVALLYAYRFPERVKSLTLLGVGVQPLIDWHAHYYTDRQLLPCSQEIVLAQMVRALFGCQNRDRTKGLVSLLKRDLKATPSPHSLFQRGSIEPKTVPSPLMVCGSEDDVIVDPCALAGWNRYLKADDRVWKCSQGNHFFHYYYPQLVGNQIIDFYQNLEPLPVKKNVPRSSNLKSLNCP; this is translated from the coding sequence ATGGAAAACACTACCATGTCACAAGAAGCCCTCTGGATCAGCGTTAGTCCCACCTTGAAAAGATTTCATCGTCCTTTACTGAAATATGTCTCCCGAAAACTTACGTTCCGAGAATGGGAATATGAACAAGCTGAAGATGAACCTTGTAGCTTAGAGATTCCCCTGACTTTATTGCATGATTATCTCAAAAGTTCTGCCGATCCGATTCATCTCTGTGGACATAGTACGGGAGGAATTGTCGCTCTTCTCTATGCTTACCGCTTTCCAGAACGAGTAAAATCTCTTACTCTATTAGGAGTGGGTGTTCAGCCTTTAATCGACTGGCACGCTCATTATTATACTGATCGTCAATTGTTACCCTGTAGCCAAGAGATTGTTTTAGCGCAAATGGTACGAGCTTTATTTGGGTGTCAAAATCGCGATCGAACAAAAGGATTAGTTTCTCTGTTAAAACGCGATTTAAAAGCAACGCCTTCTCCTCATTCTTTATTCCAACGCGGTAGTATTGAACCGAAAACAGTTCCTTCACCTTTAATGGTGTGTGGAAGTGAAGATGATGTGATTGTTGATCCTTGCGCTTTAGCGGGATGGAATCGTTATTTGAAAGCGGACGATCGCGTCTGGAAATGTTCTCAAGGTAATCATTTTTTCCATTATTACTATCCGCAGTTAGTGGGAAATCAGATCATAGATTTTTATCAAAACTTAGAGCCGTTACCCGTTAAAAAAAATGTCCCTCGATCGAGCAACCTCAAATCATTAAACTGTCCTTAA
- the lspA gene encoding signal peptidase II, whose translation MKKNRLFWLVAILGFILDQGTKLWVVQSFSEIGETIELIPNIFHFTYVINTGAAFSLFAENGEWLRWLSLAVTIGLILFAWFSPRLPKLEQLGYGFVLAGAAGNGLDRFLFGYVVDFLDFRLIQFPIFNLADICINFGIFFLIITNFPVFQRSRRPRNGEQDSNEQS comes from the coding sequence ATGAAGAAAAATCGTTTATTTTGGCTAGTTGCAATTCTTGGTTTTATCTTAGATCAGGGAACAAAATTATGGGTGGTTCAATCCTTCTCAGAAATTGGCGAAACGATCGAGCTTATTCCCAATATTTTTCATTTTACCTATGTTATTAATACAGGAGCTGCGTTTAGTCTGTTTGCAGAAAATGGAGAATGGTTACGTTGGCTATCCCTAGCTGTTACCATTGGCTTAATATTGTTTGCTTGGTTTAGTCCTCGTTTACCAAAACTAGAACAACTCGGTTATGGGTTTGTTTTAGCAGGTGCGGCGGGTAATGGTCTAGATCGCTTTTTATTTGGCTATGTTGTGGATTTTTTAGACTTCCGTTTAATTCAATTTCCTATTTTTAATCTTGCTGATATTTGTATTAACTTCGGTATTTTCTTTCTAATCATTACTAATTTCCCTGTTTTCCAACGTTCTCGCCGTCCAAGAAACGGAGAACAAGACAGCAATGAACAATCGTAA
- a CDS encoding RpnC/YadD family protein yields the protein MKGECKRQAKRKRLSFSLESVPRLWILTPTASATLLSEVNAFPSPNDLSGFYRLAPSWKTTIIAIHQLPRTEETLWLRVLGRDKVQKQAIDELEILSSENPFRQPALELLYTLRENLQSRENLEPEERELIMRLAPLYQQEKERWQREAEQTAQRRIAQKLLRKGMAWEEIVELTELSLEEVMELSNQ from the coding sequence GTGAAAGGAGAATGTAAACGACAAGCCAAACGGAAACGTCTTTCCTTTTCTTTAGAAAGTGTTCCGCGATTGTGGATATTAACCCCCACTGCTTCAGCGACCTTGTTATCAGAAGTTAATGCTTTTCCTAGTCCTAATGACTTATCAGGTTTTTATCGTTTAGCCCCCTCATGGAAAACCACAATTATCGCCATTCATCAACTACCACGCACTGAAGAAACCCTATGGTTAAGAGTTTTAGGTCGAGACAAAGTGCAAAAACAAGCCATTGATGAATTAGAAATTCTCAGTTCAGAAAATCCTTTTCGTCAACCTGCCCTAGAACTACTTTATACCCTGCGAGAAAATTTACAATCAAGAGAGAACCTAGAACCAGAAGAGAGAGAATTAATTATGCGTTTAGCCCCTCTTTATCAGCAAGAAAAAGAAAGATGGCAACGAGAAGCCGAACAGACGGCGCAACGGAGGATTGCACAAAAACTTCTCCGTAAGGGAATGGCTTGGGAAGAGATTGTTGAACTCACCGAACTTTCTTTAGAAGAAGTGATGGAACTCAGTAATCAGTGA
- a CDS encoding DUF4168 domain-containing protein, which produces MFSCFHYILKITLLTTTLLFFESGLNLVSPTQYDHKIRVAAIAQETSYDQQQVKNYAEALLAIEPLRQRTFREIQTILDSEQVPTIACNRSQSYRNLTSEARSLITNYCDRSKEIVQQKGLTVAEFNAITTEVKSNPELKEQVQAEMLELQ; this is translated from the coding sequence ATGTTTTCTTGTTTCCATTACATCTTGAAAATTACTCTCCTCACCACCACTCTTTTGTTTTTTGAGAGTGGATTGAATCTGGTTAGTCCAACACAGTATGATCATAAAATTAGGGTAGCAGCGATCGCGCAAGAAACCAGTTATGATCAGCAACAAGTCAAAAACTATGCTGAAGCTCTTCTTGCTATTGAGCCATTGCGTCAAAGAACATTTCGAGAAATTCAAACGATTTTAGACTCAGAACAAGTGCCGACAATTGCTTGTAATCGCTCCCAGAGTTATCGTAATTTAACTTCCGAAGCTCGATCGTTGATCACCAACTACTGCGATCGTTCTAAAGAAATTGTACAGCAAAAGGGATTAACCGTAGCAGAATTTAACGCCATCACCACCGAAGTTAAATCTAACCCTGAATTAAAAGAACAAGTACAAGCGGAAATGTTAGAACTCCAGTAG
- a CDS encoding biotin transporter BioY — MSSPNHELLWTIIGLILTIAGTFVEAFMTNFPWSWSEEGLKTHSLGITFQIAAVLLTACLGGKRAGFLSQLAYVTLGLVWLPVFSRGGGMGYLTEPSFGYIIGFVPGAWFCGILAFRRQKQLEWLALSCLLGLIVIHGMGIIYLVGLHYFNLMIFDAILPLIPNIIQYSWQPLSAQLVLVCAVAVLAYGLRNILFY; from the coding sequence GTGTCTTCTCCAAACCATGAATTACTCTGGACAATCATCGGTTTAATTTTGACCATTGCGGGAACGTTTGTAGAAGCCTTTATGACAAATTTTCCTTGGTCTTGGTCAGAAGAAGGACTTAAAACTCATTCCTTGGGGATTACCTTTCAAATTGCTGCTGTCTTATTAACCGCTTGTTTGGGGGGAAAACGTGCGGGTTTTTTATCACAACTTGCTTATGTCACATTAGGTTTAGTGTGGCTTCCCGTGTTTTCTCGTGGGGGTGGGATGGGTTATCTCACCGAACCTAGTTTTGGGTATATCATTGGTTTTGTTCCTGGGGCTTGGTTTTGTGGTATTTTAGCATTTCGCCGTCAAAAACAATTGGAATGGTTGGCTTTAAGTTGTTTGTTGGGACTGATTGTAATTCATGGAATGGGAATTATTTATTTAGTTGGTTTACATTATTTCAATCTTATGATTTTTGATGCAATATTACCCCTAATCCCCAATATTATTCAGTATTCTTGGCAACCTTTATCAGCGCAATTAGTTTTAGTTTGTGCGGTCGCTGTGTTAGCTTATGGATTAAGAAATATCTTGTTTTATTAA
- a CDS encoding bifunctional cobalt-precorrin-7 (C(5))-methyltransferase/cobalt-precorrin-6B (C(15))-methyltransferase → MSQFLPISVVGVGLDGREGLTEKVRKIINEATVLVGSERQLSYFTSSAAKAVKLGNLEETIALIKTHQEASEKIVILTSGDPLFYGLGRLLLEHFPPNQLTFYPHLSALQIAFNRIKIPWQNATLISAHGRNTEALVKAIQRGDKKIGILTDYNNNPSAIAQLITALDLPFSYQFWVCENLEGTEESCRCLDLETVKSEQFSALNVVILLREETPIPDLETLPSLGLTDDLFLSFPDRPGLMTKREIRPLILAELGLKPEQIIWDIGAGTGAVSIEIARLFPTSHIYALEKTAMGASLIKANCQRLNVENVTVIEGSAPEKLPNSIHPQRIFIGGTGGNLTAILNHCEEQLVTGGRIVFALATLENLEEARQWLREHQWLDRILQIQISRSLPIAHLTRFSPLNPVTLLTAWRINQS, encoded by the coding sequence ATGAGTCAGTTTTTACCGATTTCTGTGGTTGGTGTTGGTTTGGATGGTCGGGAAGGATTAACGGAAAAAGTCAGAAAAATTATTAATGAAGCAACGGTTTTGGTGGGAAGTGAACGGCAATTAAGTTATTTTACTTCCTCCGCTGCTAAAGCGGTTAAATTAGGCAATTTGGAGGAAACGATCGCGCTGATTAAAACTCATCAAGAAGCATCGGAAAAGATTGTCATTTTAACCAGTGGTGATCCGTTATTTTATGGTTTAGGTCGTTTATTATTAGAGCATTTTCCCCCTAATCAACTGACCTTTTATCCTCATCTTTCCGCTTTACAAATTGCTTTTAATCGGATTAAAATTCCCTGGCAGAATGCGACATTAATCAGCGCTCATGGACGGAATACAGAAGCATTAGTCAAGGCAATTCAACGGGGAGACAAAAAAATTGGTATCCTCACCGATTATAACAATAATCCTAGCGCGATCGCGCAACTGATTACCGCTCTTGACTTGCCATTTTCTTATCAATTTTGGGTGTGTGAGAATCTAGAAGGAACAGAGGAAAGCTGTCGCTGTTTAGATTTAGAAACCGTAAAATCGGAGCAATTTTCCGCGCTCAATGTGGTCATTTTATTACGAGAAGAAACCCCAATTCCCGATTTAGAAACTTTACCCAGTTTGGGATTAACAGATGATCTTTTTCTGAGTTTTCCCGATCGACCAGGCTTAATGACAAAACGAGAAATCAGACCTTTAATATTAGCAGAATTAGGACTAAAACCAGAACAAATCATTTGGGATATTGGCGCAGGAACAGGCGCAGTTTCCATTGAAATCGCCCGTTTATTTCCAACCTCGCACATTTACGCCTTAGAAAAAACAGCAATGGGAGCATCTTTAATTAAAGCCAACTGTCAACGTTTAAATGTTGAAAATGTAACAGTAATCGAAGGAAGCGCACCCGAAAAACTTCCCAATTCTATACATCCTCAACGAATTTTTATTGGTGGAACAGGTGGCAATTTAACCGCCATTTTAAACCATTGTGAAGAACAATTAGTAACAGGAGGACGGATCGTTTTTGCTTTAGCAACCTTAGAAAACTTAGAAGAAGCTAGACAATGGTTGAGGGAACATCAGTGGCTCGATCGCATTCTACAAATTCAAATTTCTCGTTCTCTTCCCATTGCTCATCTTACCCGTTTTTCTCCTCTCAATCCCGTTACCTTACTAACCGCTTGGCGTATCAATCAATCATAA
- the holA gene encoding DNA polymerase III subunit delta yields the protein MPVYFFWGEDEYRLTQAITVLREKVVDPLWKEFNEDIIAGDQTEAVTEALYQALTPPFGAGERFVWVSQATIAQRCSDALFLELERTLPKLPPTSHLLFSTNNKPDGRLKSTRFLKKYATIKEFGLIPPWQTERLLTQVETIAQEKQVKLTKAAKERLAEAVGNNTRLLSQELEKLALYATGNQNTLDESAIEQLVSGSTHNSLQLAKAIINGDTNQALQLVSDLLNRNEPALKIVAVLVGQFRTWFWLKLMIAKGEKDNQVIAKAAEINNPKRVYFLRQEVQSVSITKFIKAFPLLLELEAALKRGEDAMTTLQSQVIQLCQIFQK from the coding sequence ATGCCAGTTTACTTTTTTTGGGGAGAGGATGAATATCGCTTAACGCAAGCGATCACTGTTTTACGGGAAAAGGTTGTTGATCCACTTTGGAAAGAGTTTAACGAAGACATTATTGCGGGTGATCAAACCGAAGCAGTAACGGAAGCGCTGTATCAAGCGTTAACGCCTCCATTTGGCGCAGGAGAACGTTTTGTTTGGGTATCCCAAGCCACGATCGCTCAACGTTGCTCAGATGCTTTATTTTTGGAGTTAGAGCGCACTTTACCAAAACTCCCCCCTACTTCTCATCTGTTGTTTAGCACTAACAACAAACCCGATGGGCGTTTAAAATCAACTCGCTTCTTAAAAAAATATGCCACCATTAAAGAGTTTGGATTGATTCCACCTTGGCAAACTGAACGACTGTTAACACAAGTGGAAACGATCGCGCAAGAAAAACAAGTCAAACTGACAAAAGCAGCAAAAGAGCGTTTAGCCGAAGCGGTGGGGAATAATACTCGTTTGTTATCCCAAGAGTTGGAAAAGCTGGCTTTATATGCGACGGGAAACCAGAACACCCTCGACGAGAGCGCGATCGAGCAGTTAGTCAGTGGTAGCACTCACAACAGCTTACAGTTAGCGAAAGCAATTATTAATGGTGATACCAATCAGGCTTTACAGTTAGTATCCGACTTACTCAACCGCAATGAACCCGCTTTAAAAATCGTCGCTGTTTTAGTGGGACAATTCCGAACTTGGTTCTGGTTAAAATTGATGATAGCAAAAGGAGAAAAAGATAATCAAGTCATTGCTAAAGCTGCAGAAATTAATAATCCGAAACGGGTTTATTTTCTTCGTCAAGAAGTACAGTCAGTTTCGATCACAAAATTTATTAAGGCTTTTCCCCTTCTCTTAGAATTAGAAGCCGCTCTCAAAAGGGGAGAAGACGCAATGACAACACTTCAATCGCAAGTGATACAACTTTGTCAAATTTTCCAAAAATAG
- a CDS encoding PBP1A family penicillin-binding protein: MNNRKQSESASTNNFLTQAIQTVQAQALTLKPSAKVPELHIKNGREKQISKHPLVGNRYLLGRSSRASDIVIRNSLISQIHISINQDQKGNYFVKDEDSLNGIYIGKRKKSSFPLRHGDKFTLGPPNVADVVEITYHNPPPLLLQSLSYFFYGVGGVAVILAVLIGIQWTKFSVQPLPLGVQGPVVVYSRDGQTPLRPLQSNTHQELEKLSDFSPYLPDAVIASEDTRFYWHFGVDPIGVLRAAIINFTASDVRQGASTLTQQLARSLYPDYVGRENTIERKLNEMIVALKLETFYSKDRILLTYLNRVYLGVGSYGFEDAAQFYFDKSAMDLNLSEAATLVAILPAPNAYNPVRNYETAVKFRDRVIDRMAKLGMVSSEEAQRARRSRIEVSPKAKQTFSQIRAPYFYNHVFVELQQLLGSELASEGNFIVETSIDLNRQTIAENQLRENISNQGSFYGYNQGAMVTLDSETGAILALVGGKNYQESQFNRATQAQRQPGSTFKVFAYAAALEQGISPNKTYSCTPITWQGQNYRGCERSSGNITLGRGLAQSENAVALRVAKDVGLKQVVEMAQRLGVSSSLNPVPGLVLGQSEVNVLEMTGAYAVFDHNGIKNHPHGITRIFDGGDCSNPDDYQTCRLIYDDNNDAALDRPVISSETAATMTQWLQGVVREGTGSSANIGKNAAGKTGTTDDAVDLWFIGYLPDENLTTGIWLGNDQPSPTRGSSAAAAQLWGNYMQSMLHP, from the coding sequence ATGAACAATCGTAAACAATCAGAATCTGCTTCTACAAATAACTTTTTAACCCAAGCGATTCAAACCGTACAAGCGCAAGCACTGACCTTAAAACCCAGTGCAAAAGTTCCTGAATTACACATTAAAAATGGTCGAGAAAAGCAAATTAGTAAACATCCTTTAGTGGGCAATCGATATTTATTAGGACGTAGTTCTCGCGCCAGTGATATTGTAATTCGGAACTCTCTAATTAGTCAAATTCATATTTCGATTAATCAAGATCAAAAGGGCAATTATTTTGTCAAAGATGAAGACTCACTGAACGGAATTTATATCGGAAAACGCAAGAAATCTTCCTTTCCCCTCCGTCATGGTGACAAGTTTACTCTTGGTCCGCCTAATGTTGCTGATGTGGTAGAAATTACTTACCATAATCCGCCTCCTTTATTATTACAAAGTCTTTCCTATTTCTTTTATGGCGTGGGAGGAGTCGCGGTAATTTTAGCGGTGTTAATTGGCATTCAATGGACAAAGTTTTCTGTCCAACCCCTTCCTTTAGGCGTACAAGGTCCGGTGGTGGTTTACTCCCGTGACGGACAAACTCCCTTACGTCCTTTACAAAGTAATACTCATCAAGAATTAGAGAAATTATCTGACTTTTCTCCTTATCTTCCCGATGCGGTGATTGCTTCTGAAGATACCCGTTTTTATTGGCATTTTGGCGTTGATCCGATCGGGGTTTTAAGAGCAGCAATTATTAATTTTACCGCATCTGATGTCCGTCAAGGAGCAAGTACCCTCACGCAACAGTTAGCGCGAAGTCTTTATCCTGACTATGTGGGACGAGAAAACACGATCGAGCGCAAATTAAATGAAATGATCGTCGCTCTCAAACTAGAAACATTTTACAGTAAAGATCGAATTTTGCTCACCTATTTAAATCGAGTTTATTTAGGAGTGGGAAGTTACGGATTTGAGGATGCCGCTCAATTTTACTTTGACAAATCAGCGATGGATTTAAACTTATCAGAAGCAGCAACTTTAGTGGCAATTTTACCCGCCCCTAATGCCTATAATCCTGTGCGAAATTATGAAACAGCAGTAAAATTCCGCGATCGCGTCATCGATCGTATGGCAAAATTAGGGATGGTAAGCTCAGAAGAAGCACAACGAGCGCGTCGTTCTCGAATTGAAGTCAGCCCCAAAGCAAAACAAACCTTTTCTCAAATTCGCGCCCCCTATTTTTATAATCATGTTTTTGTAGAATTACAACAACTATTAGGATCAGAATTAGCCTCAGAAGGGAACTTTATTGTTGAAACTTCGATCGATTTAAACCGACAAACGATCGCCGAAAACCAACTCCGAGAAAACATTAGTAATCAAGGATCATTCTACGGTTATAATCAAGGAGCAATGGTCACTCTCGACAGTGAAACGGGAGCAATCTTGGCTTTAGTCGGCGGTAAAAACTATCAAGAAAGCCAGTTTAATCGAGCAACACAAGCGCAACGTCAACCTGGTTCAACATTTAAAGTTTTTGCCTACGCAGCCGCCTTAGAACAAGGCATTTCTCCCAATAAAACCTATTCCTGTACTCCCATCACTTGGCAAGGACAAAACTATCGCGGTTGTGAACGTAGCAGTGGTAACATCACACTAGGACGAGGTTTAGCGCAATCAGAAAACGCAGTAGCGCTACGAGTCGCAAAAGATGTGGGCTTAAAACAAGTAGTAGAAATGGCGCAACGGTTGGGAGTTAGTTCCTCCTTAAATCCCGTGCCAGGATTAGTTTTAGGACAAAGTGAAGTCAACGTTTTAGAGATGACCGGCGCTTATGCAGTGTTTGATCATAATGGCATTAAAAATCATCCTCATGGCATTACTCGCATTTTTGACGGGGGAGACTGTAGCAACCCCGATGATTATCAAACCTGTCGGTTAATTTATGATGATAACAATGACGCAGCACTCGATCGCCCCGTGATTTCCTCCGAAACAGCCGCAACGATGACTCAATGGTTACAGGGAGTAGTAAGAGAAGGAACTGGAAGCAGTGCCAACATTGGGAAAAATGCAGCAGGAAAAACAGGAACAACAGATGATGCCGTCGATTTATGGTTTATTGGCTATCTTCCCGATGAGAACCTCACCACAGGAATTTGGCTAGGGAATGATCAACCCTCTCCCACTCGCGGTAGTAGCGCCGCCGCCGCGCAACTGTGGGGAAATTATATGCAATCAATGCTTCATCCTTAA
- a CDS encoding cobalt-precorrin-8X methylmutase produces MEKKSLNHPIVEESFAIIDQEVGEHSYPTAEYQVIRRAIHGTADFEFLDLFYFSDRAIDCAIEALKNQTPIIVDVGMVKKGIQNLVEKTSQNPILCALDEAKNVPVGKTRTETGLVKCLENYPQGIYVIGNAPTALLALCDGIKKGIAQPSLVVGVPVGFVSVIESKTALAQTNIPQIRVEGRKGGSAVAGAIINALLVLSQEEK; encoded by the coding sequence ATGGAAAAAAAATCGCTCAATCATCCGATCGTCGAAGAAAGTTTTGCTATCATTGACCAAGAAGTTGGAGAACATTCTTATCCAACCGCAGAATATCAAGTGATTCGTCGCGCCATTCATGGGACAGCAGATTTTGAATTTCTAGATTTATTCTATTTTAGCGATCGGGCGATCGACTGCGCGATCGAAGCCTTAAAAAACCAGACTCCCATTATTGTTGATGTGGGAATGGTAAAAAAGGGAATCCAAAACCTAGTGGAAAAAACTTCCCAAAACCCAATTTTATGTGCGTTAGACGAAGCGAAAAATGTTCCTGTTGGCAAGACACGCACCGAAACAGGATTAGTCAAATGTTTAGAGAATTATCCGCAAGGGATTTATGTCATTGGCAATGCTCCCACCGCGCTTTTAGCCTTATGTGATGGCATCAAAAAAGGAATTGCACAACCGAGTTTAGTTGTGGGTGTACCCGTAGGGTTTGTATCAGTTATCGAGTCAAAAACAGCACTGGCACAAACCAATATTCCCCAAATTCGAGTAGAAGGACGTAAGGGCGGATCAGCAGTTGCAGGAGCAATTATAAACGCTTTATTGGTGCTAAGTCAAGAGGAAAAATGA